DNA from Salvia splendens isolate huo1 unplaced genomic scaffold, SspV2 ctg198, whole genome shotgun sequence:
AAAACCGAAATCCGAACTAAAAAACCGAACTAAAACCGAACTAAAACcgaaaaaatgaaatgatgaaaaacCGAGAACCAAAATGCAATCATACAATTTTACACAACATTTATCAAAGAAATCATCAATTTTACACAACATCTATGTAACTGAATAATGAAATCATAGCATTTTACATTACTGTGAACATACAATTCCTAATTTCCTATCAAACAACAATCATACAATTTTGCATTACAATGAACATTCAATTTCATCAAATACAGAAACATACAATTCCTAATTTCCAAGCTTGACGACGGTACCTCCGAAACGGCGAAGCCCTTCCGCTGCTCCGATGGCACCGGGACGGCGAGGGAGGCGGCTACACAGCCGTGGCGCCGACTGAGGACGAGGTGAACGGCGGTCAGTGGATCGACTCGttgagaggaagagagagaagtTAGGGTTATTCGTTTCAACCGAGACTTTGATTTGTGAGGGAGAAATGAAGGAGGGGTGAAGTAGACGGAGAGAGGTGGGGAGAAGGTGGTGTCGGAGGTTGCGGGACGCCGCCGCGAGGCGCGGGAAGGGCGGCTGCCCTGCGGCGTCGACGAGAGGGACGAGAGGGATGAGAGAGATGTAGGAGATCTACGACTTGAGatgatttggggatttttggAGTGGTAGGGAGGGAGTAGGCCGACAGATGGGAGTATAGCAGGAGATTGggccattttttaaaaattgaattgggccactgaaaataattaatttgggcCCGGTTTTaaataaattcggtttttcagtttttcgatttttttgttCGCCCGAACcgaccgaaccgaaccgaaaaatcaaaatttttgtattttcaaaccgaaccgaaaaaccgaaataatcgaaccgaatttcaaaatttcggtttggttcgattcggatattcggtttccagtttttttgctcacccctagatGCTCTTACCATTAAAAAATTTTGATTAGTTTATTATCAGTTCTGGGGGCTAAATAGAGCCTTAAATTATTTGTTTACTTTTATGACGATAGTTGAATTTGTAAACACACTTATTAAAACAAATGCTGTATCCAGTTTTGGCATTGAATCATATactataaaatttgaatattacAATCTGGAAATGATTTCTAAAATTATAACCATTCGACAGAATTGGAACCAAAATAATTCGATTTTGTTAGAATGCGAAGCTTGAGGATCAAATTTGATGCTGCAGCCAAATAAATGAATTTGATTGCTATGGAGATATATGTATGGATAATGTTGTTGCAATCCTTAATAGGCCAACTCCATTATTTTCAACCCTGAAGAAATGAACACTGAAATTGTCAAATAAGGACGAAACTAAACTATTTTCTGAGTTGAAGATTTCATAAACTTTGCATCATTTCTCAGTGGTCATCAGAATAACTACCATGGTTAACTTAAAATCTCTCATCATATGTTTTGGCGAATATATTACAGCAAGGTAACGCACCTCAGGACAAGATGACGAGTCCAAGATATATCGATGCAGAGAGAAACAGTAAGGATATCATTCCCCTACAAGAATTAGTAAATTCTTTAAGAAGAGAAAAACATTGAGCTTCATAAGCATAAGAGATTTTAAGGCTACTAAGTTGTTTCTGATCATATCCTATTAAACTTGCAGTCATTCATTTGAAACTGTACATGTATACGTGCGTACCAGATTACTCCCCAACCAACTCCCGTGCAGCAGGGGCAAAGCTCTGCGAATTTCTCAGCATCACTAGAGTGAACCCTTCGAGATATCAAATCATCGTATATATCTGCATCATAAAACACAGTTATATTATGTCCCACCAAGTGATGAGGAGTTTAATTTACTGATGGCGACAAGTCGAATTTCTACCATAGATGGAAAACAGGCTATTCATAACACCTGCCATCAGAGAAGAATGTGTGAGAAACACAAGAAAATCTATTGAAAGCCGGTTGAAGAGACAGCAAATATAATGGGTAAGCCTATACcaatgaagagaataatgtagtgAAGGATACGAACGTTGGTTGTTTCTTGAAGAACCCAGACGACAGCAAGCAAAACAATAAATCCTGGTAAATTAAACCGCAATATCCAAGAATTAATATCTTGAATTTGTAGAAATTGCAACATCTCAAGAACAAAAATGTTTAACTGGCTTACCGATACAAAGCCCTCGTAGAGTCCACTGTGCAACGTTTGAATGAGTCAGTCAATCCTCATAAATCATAACAGATGTAGTATAATTCAGGGACGATTTTCTAAGAAACTTACATTTTGTGCAATGAAGAGCACAATAAAGAGGGAAAGAATAAGACAACCAGCAGCGATTCTTGAGGAGAGGAGGTTTGTCGAAGCAAGTATGAGAGCCATACCCCAAAACGATGATCCAAGGTCTGTAATAGGAAGCCACACAAATGATTAGATGGCATGTAGCATATGCATcaaaattaaccaaaaacagaAGCATAATATAGAAAAAGTACATCCAGCCGGTAAGATCAACCAATATACACCACCACGTGTTTGAGTCATGCCACCTTCGTTAGCATGAACTTGAATGCCCTCGACCTACAAGTAACGGGATATCAGATGCCTCGGACTCAACAAAGAGGAATGCACTTTAGGGCGGTAGGAACACACACAAAGTCTATTGAACTTCCTAAGTCAATATAACCAGAAGCCCTTACGCAATGCTGAGCTTAAGAAAGATTTCTACCTCCCCACAAGTAATCTTGCACGCAATCGCGTGGCTTGCTTCATGAAGAAACACAGTGATGAGCTTAAAAGGTGTCAGCAAAAATGTCCTCCAGAACTGCCATCATCACCACAGGAAGATCAAACTGGAAAGTTATTTCACCAAAAATGGCTTCTCAAAGTGCGAAAAATCCAGAAAGATCCTAATTCCCCAATTCAATGGCTGTACATATAGCATAAaattacaaaacacacacacaaaattcCCACCATGAAATGCTTGAAGCTTAGAAACCCAGCATTCATTCAAGCAAAGATCTCTAAATGTGACCTAACTTCAACAAAAGCTTCAACCTTTACAACGTAATCGACACCGGATCGAGCCAAATACAGGTAAGAGAGAGCCAGTTGTGAATCCTACTTAATCCCTTCCAATTCTTTTTTACAATACCACATTAACAAAGCTCAATACACGAAATTTAGATCGAATGACTTAGCCAAAGCTTCAAAATCAAGAAAGATTTCACAACGAATTTAatagtttttgcaatcaagctAAATGCCTATGTTCGTCTAATACCCAAATCTAAACCAATAACAACAATGGAGTTTAATAAAACAAGAGAAAATATGTACGAAGACTTACAGCAAGAATAACAACGGTGAAAATGCCAATGGTTGCTAGAAATCGGACTTGTTCATGTTGACAGCAATTCGTCAGCTCCCAGTTAGGCTTCATGTTTTCAGATTAGAGGGAAAAAATAGAAAGGGCCCTAGAATATACACAGACAGGGGATCAAGAATCAACTTGCAGAAGAATAGAAGATAGAGAGTgaggaaattttcaaaaaaaaaaattgaaagtaaGGGAGTCTTGATATTTGAGAAATTTGAAATCTTCGAACTGAATTCGTTATTTTAGTAGTATACATTTAATTCAATTTCTGACTCGACGAATCAACCGTGGACGTTTGTTGTTGTCGGTTGTCTATCGACTAATTATTTAGAAGGAAAAAACCTTAAACACAATTATATGAACACTTTACCGGAGATTAAAAGATCCGTTTTGTCATTTTCAAATGTTTATAATTAAATGCTTCATTTATTAGCGTCCGCGTATAATAAGTGTaactaattcatttttctcatatttataaaattatttactatataaaacgaatttcacattctataaattatttatttttattcacaGAGTCTTGTAATCCATGTTCTCAAATGAATCATTTAGTCATGAGCGGATGAGGTTTGTCTATAGTTAAATCGAAAGTGTATTTCATTGGTGTAGTTCTAAAATTTTGGAAATATAATTAGTCGTTTATAGTCGATTTTAGCCTAAATTTGAGAAAATTACGGGAAAATGTGGGATATTGGAGAAAATCAATAACAAAAATAGGAAAAATTGCTACAAATCCGATTGTtccaatttttgaaaatcaGAACCTCCGATTCTTAAACTGACTAACTGAGGTTATCACTATATATATGTAGGGTACACAAcattcatttttaaataaaacatttaatcgTGAATGGAAAAGGTATTATTTTGGcattatattgaatttttatatttttgctCTTAATTCCTGGCCTTTATTAGGGTATTGtgtgtagggatgtcaatgtagcccgcaacccgtgggctggcccgaatagcccgccaaattttaTAGGTTAGGGCTgtaaaatttctagcccgataaaattaaaacccgattagcccgcacccgattagcGACCCGTTagctagacccgaaaacccgatgggctggcccgaaacccgataatttctattatttattttgtactcctaattcgacacttcattgattaattttataatatagataactaaaaaattacttcaattttatttaaatatacaaattatattgaatttttattaattaataattataaataaatttaaaatttcaaattcacttttaaaaaatatttaaatttctaaaacatcattaaaaatttcacgaaatatctcaaatattagtatttgatcatgttttaTGATTaagtttgaccatatatctcaaatttatcataattaaatatttttacattttatgaataaactaatttcatcattatttattggattgatcgcatgtcaatcttatcggtagcaacccgattaacccgttgggctagcccgaaacccgagcttttagggttagggttgaacttttacaacccgaaagaattcacaacccgattagcccgcacccgattgacccgcaacccgagtagggccggcccgaaacccgatgggctggcccgattgacatccctaattgtgtggaaagtggtaaccaacgtaatttgattatttgagtactactactatttattagcCAACTTACAGTGAGCATTTGGAATAACTATTAGCATAATTGGGatcttaatatattttattcataggAGTAATCTACGAAATATAGTATTTAAATAATGGGAAAGAAAACATGACACCAAGTTAGAGAATGaagctattttctctctaaaaaatttcaaagcttTATTTGCAATCTTTGTATAGAAGTCACTGTTTTTTTTCCGAAAATGTAAAGGGCAAAATGAAAAGGGTATTGGGCTTTAAGTAATACCCAAATTTTGTTCCACTACAGCCACTGGGCTCAGCCCAGTGATAAAAAACTTGTTGAGCAGATTTTAGATGTACTAGattttttgtttctcttttttgAACTCAATTAGGCGTGGTAAAACATTGAATATATTAATAGTATTCACTTGTAATATAAAATGTTCATCATGTTGGTGTTTTCGAATTATCACTTATCAACCAATTTTTTGTTAAATGTAATATCATAATATGAtgataataaaattatacacaattTCGGAAAAGCTATTACAGTAACTCGTATAATAAGAGATtacatataaataaaatgaaatttaatttctctttGATTTTTCAGTATATGATTGAGGCGGAAATATGCGCATATTAATAAACAAGTTGCCgacaataaataataatagtagtacaaaATAAATGGGGGCcgcaaattacaaaaaaaagtcTTTTTATTGTAGCTTTTTATCCATTAAATTATCTACAACTTTTATCGATTCTTTTTAGATTATCTATTTGTTTATTTGGAAATCTTGATACTTTTTAGCTTTTGCTCTTCcctaattaatatttattcGGGGAATTTTCTTAACGATGGGGGTGGAGAGATTAAGTACTGATAAGATAATAAACGGTTTGTCTATTTCAGTCACattaattcatattttgaaaactttgaaaatggtaattggttcatttggaacAACGATTTAAAtccatatatcattttataccaAAAAATATCATGGCGGCAAAGTTCAGCTCTTAGCCCTACTTGctatgatggaatggaatgggaGAATGGAACGACATTCCTATCTCTATTCCATTCATTTGCTTGGTAAATATTTTTCTTAAGAATCACCATTCTAATTGGAATGATCATTCCATCCATTTAGCTAAGGAATGACTATTCCATTCtatttcattttcctttcttattttaaattttaacaaaattatataaatattattttatattatatttatatttagtatcatcataattttataataaaattaaaatcttaaaatttttaataattgaaatagagacagagagagagagtaacacATATGCGCGCGCACACACTACCACCACATATGCATACGCACAACACCACATATAACACACACCGCCACACGTACATACACAACaccacatacacacacacaagaaaaatggagtatttggcaaaaatatttttaaattaaatatattttttttgatagaatcaacatattaattattctttcattccattctatttctatattatttttagTTATCAAACATAATAATagaatcaatcaagaaataacaaTTTCATTCCATTTGCATTCCTTGTGCTTACCAAGCAcaagaatgaaatgaaattgtcATTCCATTCTCACCTTCGTTCCATCCTCATCCCCATCTCCATTCCATTCCCacccattccattccatcattCCAAGAAGCCCCTTAATCGTTAGTTTTTCTTCCCCCTTTTAAAATCAATAATACTTAATACTATCCTCCACTTGTGTAAATTTATTTGGTACTAGTATTTCGTAAATTAGTTTAGAATTTAACAAATTATAACTAGTACTCCCCTCATTCCTTCATAGtttagtcatttttctatttcgagAAGTTcctttatagttgagtcatttctatatatggtaacttttttcaatctcttactttattctctctacttttcctttctcttacttttttttatctatttatttaacacacccaaCATTTCTTTCTAaaactctgtgccgaaaagtttcgcctcaattATGAAAAAACGGAGCCTCCTAGGGAGTAACTAAATTTGTCACAGATTATTAAAACTAGTTTAACTTATCAGTTAAAACCCCGTCAAATCAATTGAACAACTACCAACAAGCAAACGAATTTATATTGCTCTAAACAGACAAACAAATTTACTCGTGTATTTATTGGACTATATCCAAGGAAGTAAaactttgttttgtaaacataGGCTGTTGGTCACGTGGGCAACTACTAGTAGTGGGGGCATAGGGACATAGAAAAAGTAGTTTTGGGCCACCTACTTAATGGGTCAACCAAATTAAGTGTTGTCTTAACCCTGAATCTGAACCCATTTAAGAAACTTTTATAGTCTCCATCGACCaaggtaattttttttttatgaaaaaccATAGTTGTGATATAAACACTATACCATCACCATTCACCATATAAGATAATAGTACTACAATAATTACAAAGACGGAACCACTAGATGCATCATTTTACAAGGTGCAGGATGAACTAAATGTATGAGATTGAACTCAATATCTCTCGTTAAGGAAAGTCTTGCAGTGCCTCAACATTGTCACTTAGCATAGATCATGGCAAATATGTATCCTATTTTCGAAAAAATGAGTATGGAATTATTTCAATGTGTACATAGATGTAAGTCCAAATGCacaaattaatactattattattattattattattattattattattatgtactATATATAATGCGACCGGGGGATGAGCATATAAACAACAAATTAAGTTAGATGACTAAATGAAGCacacaataaattaaataaacataaattggAATAGAGGATCAAAGCATGTGGATAATTGAATGCCAATGTCCTGCAAATAAAATAATGCGACCATTATGAAGTGAGAGCATTTAATAATTAGTTTTGGAGATGTGAAATATGCAGAGCGTGGGAGTGGGCTATGTTATGTATATACCAcatactataattaattatttatgttaTTGTTGGAAGCACATGTGTGTCTTCCTTCATTATGTCCCAATTTCTGCTATAAACACAAAGAAGCATCCCTCCTCTTTACTCCCTACCCTAACACAACCACCATCATATACTACCTTCATATTCACTCTTTCATTCATCATACTCGTCACAGTTGGAAGTTATAATTGCAATGTCATCCACagttattctttttttaaaaatattatcgGATGTCTCTTGATATTGATATAATATCACTAAAAcaattttactaattttcaACACTTTTTTACCAAAATACCTGCAAAATATAAGAGCTACgagtatttatttgtttttttcatAAGAAAGAACCGTCGCTTCGACAACATTTTGTTTCTGTTGTACCCCGTCATCAACATATGTGGCAAATAATTTCTCCGTCACGACACATACTTGAAGATAAACGAATGAACCAAAGTGACGGTTCTCTCCTCTCATGAAAATGACATAAATAACCCTTATAACCTAGAGGGTGTTTaggtaaaaaaatgtaaaagttcTTCCAACGATATTATATCAATATCCATGGAACTAGGGAAGTCTGATGATACATAGAGAATGCAAATGATGTTAGTTTAATGTCTAGAGACTGAAAATGTAGTTCTCTCTTTctttaaatattttatcttagaaacttatatatttattttaaaatttaatttgcatttttctaACCAAAAAATTCGCCTTTATTAGCTTATGGTCTCCTCAACTTAAAAAACATTTTAGAAATTAAAAGCATACACAATAATGTGTTATTCATCCACAattctttttaaaatattatcgGATGTCTCTTGATATTGATATAATATCACTAAAAcaattttactaattttcaACACTTTTTTACCAAAATACCTGCAAAATATAAGAGCTACgagtatttatttgttttttcataAGAAAGAACCCGCTTCGACAACATTTTGTTTCTGTTGTACCCCGTCATCAACATATGTGGCAATAATTTCTCCGTCAGACACATACTTGAAGATAAACGAATGAACCAAAGTGACGGTTCTCTCCTCTCATGAAATGACATAAATAACCCTTATAACCTAGAGGGTGTTTAGGTAAAAAAATGTAAAGTTCTTCCAACGATATTATATCAATATCCATGGAACTAGGGAAGTCTGATATATAGAGAATGCAAATGATGTTAGTTTAATGTCTAGAGACTGAAAATGTAGTTCTCTCTTTCTTAAATATTTCTTAGaaacttatatttattttaaaatgttaatttgcatttttctaACAAAAAATTCGCCTTTATTAGCTTATGGTCCTCCTCAACTTAAAAAACATTTTAGAAATTAAAAGCATAACACAATAATGTAGTTATTTCATTAGCCGACATATCCTACAATCACGCTAGCAGTTAGTTAGTTCTACGTGTCTTCAAAATTGAAGTTTTAAATGTAAACTAGTTTACTTTATTTTTGATGATATACCTCTCTTCGACTCTCTTTATTACTTCGATAAAATAAAGGACAAATTAcctaaaaaaatcataaaattagtCAAATTTTGTTTAGTTCTTTTAACTTTCAaaattagtactatatattataattttgacaatttTCTTAATCATCACATATTCTATGATTTGACATATGAAAATTATTATCCGGACAAAACATTCCGTCACTGATGTCGTTTAATACACTTGGTATCATGTCTTTAATTTTTACACATATGCGCATTAcatcaataaatttataacgtagtataatgaaagtttgttaTGTGACAATGAAGAAAAATGTCAAAGttatgatatatttgactattttttaaaattatgaaattgacCAATGTtccattttatttcaatttaccCTAATGGAGTATAAAGTACAAAAACATTTTTTCGATTtaataaaagataaattgaatattttaatgctCAAACAATACACAAGCTGGTCTGTAAGGGTTCCATAAGGTTAGTTTCAGATAGTACACATTCACACGCTTGTAACACATGATATACATTGTTCACTGTATAAAGATAAAAACAATTGAAATACGCATTTCGAAAAAACATTACGGTGATGTTTGGTTTCTAAGATAAAATAGTATATCAAGaaataatctaggattgagttatgagattattttagtcggaggggttagctatgactaattattacATGACTATCCAATATCCATCTAGAATTCAGTTT
Protein-coding regions in this window:
- the LOC121789283 gene encoding uncharacterized protein LOC121789283, translating into MKPNWELTNCCQHEQVRFLATIGIFTVVILAFWRTFLLTPFKLITVFLHEASHAIACKITCGEVEGIQVHANEGGMTQTRGGVYWLILPAGYLGSSFWGMALILASTNLLSSRIAAGCLILSLFIVLFIAQNWTLRGLCIGFIVLLAVVWVLQETTNVRILHYIILFIGVMNSLFSIYDIYDDLISRRVHSSDAEKFAELCPCCTGVGWGVIWGMISLLFLSASIYLGLVILS